In Lacibacter sp. H375, one DNA window encodes the following:
- a CDS encoding GDSL-type esterase/lipase family protein, with protein MSKRFLLPVLVMLLFSTVAAQVKLPVLHDSLFSTYYHQRVSFFKEMPVTKGEIIFLGNSITDGAEWAQLFNDLRMKNQGISGDVTAGLLHRLDVVTDRKPAKIFLLIGTNDLARGISADTVLHNIYLLADYVKQQSPKTKLYVQSILPVNDVYGKFAGHTKNGEKIKAANELLKSNATAHNYQYIDLYSAFVDENGKLKKELSNDGLHLMGNAYLLWKQIVYPYIYKRKLKVSN; from the coding sequence ATGAGTAAAAGATTTTTATTGCCGGTATTGGTCATGCTGTTGTTTTCAACTGTAGCTGCACAGGTAAAACTTCCGGTTTTGCACGACAGCTTGTTCTCCACCTACTATCATCAACGGGTTTCTTTTTTTAAGGAGATGCCTGTAACAAAGGGGGAGATAATATTTCTTGGCAATAGCATAACTGATGGAGCGGAATGGGCACAACTCTTCAACGATTTGCGTATGAAGAATCAAGGCATTAGTGGCGACGTCACAGCAGGTTTGTTACATCGGTTGGATGTTGTAACAGATCGTAAACCAGCAAAGATTTTTTTATTGATAGGGACAAATGATTTGGCAAGAGGTATCAGTGCCGATACGGTATTGCATAACATTTACCTTCTTGCTGATTATGTGAAACAACAATCTCCCAAAACTAAGCTGTATGTGCAAAGTATTCTGCCTGTAAATGATGTGTATGGCAAATTTGCAGGGCATACAAAGAACGGAGAGAAAATTAAAGCTGCAAATGAGTTGTTGAAATCAAATGCAACAGCACATAACTATCAGTATATCGATCTGTACAGTGCTTTTGTTGATGAAAATGGAAAGCTGAAAAAAGAGTTAAGCAACGACGGCTTGCATTTGATGGGTAATGCTTACCTGTTGTGGAAACAGATTGTTTATCCTTACATATATAAGCGAAAGCTAAAAGTAAGTAATTGA
- a CDS encoding glycoside hydrolase family 20 protein — protein sequence MPLRFVKSLLLFVCPFFVNAQLQNLIIPQPVQLKIKEGFFAIDKSASVQYNTSQTALKPAVDFFLNAVKEVSGVSLPVNKTAAKKIEFILVNDKQLNNEAYTVNVSSSYIKIKGNSYAGIFYGIQSILQTLPQVRTNAALQVPCIQVIDEPRFKWRGMHLDVSRHFFSADVVKQYINLMAMYKMNTFHWHLVDDQGWRIEIKKYPKLTSTGAWRVDQNDKVWGSRPQAQPGEAATYGGYYTQEQVKEIVAYAKARNVTVVPEIEMPGHVASAIAAYPQLSCTQQPQLPLTGGNYNNVSSNYCAGKEEVFSFLQDVLTEVIALFPSKYIHIGGDEVDKGPWKKCERCQARMKKEGLKNEEELQSYFIKRMEKFIVSKKRKMIGWDEILEGGLAPEATVMSWRGEAGGIEAAKMNHDVVMTPGSPCYFDHYQAGPEGEPLAIGGFNTVKKVYDYEPIPKELSAEQHKYVLGAQGNVWTEYISTAEHLEYMVLPRMLALAETVWSPAVKKDWNDFNRRLQFHFKAFEAKGLHYSPGNFTVDIKPASKNGKLEVVLFSEVPTASILYTTDGTVPTVSSTVFTQPIAVANSQTIRAVTMQNGKIMNLQPVEQRFVMHKAVGANVQYAFAPSRSYMADGINSLTDGVRGKSAVNKFWHGFNKNNLVATVDLGTEKTISQITLGCLQHYRDWIFLPTAVKFEVSADGKTFTEVAYINNDLSANTLALTIKDFTAKFAAATVRYVRVTAFTLEACPKGHPGEGKPAWTFADELIVE from the coding sequence ATGCCTTTAAGATTTGTAAAATCCCTGTTGTTGTTTGTTTGCCCTTTTTTCGTAAATGCACAGCTACAGAATCTCATTATTCCACAGCCTGTTCAATTGAAAATCAAGGAAGGATTTTTTGCAATCGATAAAAGTGCTTCGGTTCAGTATAACACATCGCAAACTGCATTAAAACCAGCTGTTGATTTTTTTCTGAATGCTGTTAAAGAAGTTTCAGGCGTTTCGTTGCCAGTGAATAAAACAGCAGCTAAAAAAATTGAATTCATTCTTGTAAATGATAAGCAACTTAACAACGAGGCTTACACGGTAAATGTATCTTCCTCTTATATTAAGATCAAGGGCAATAGCTATGCCGGTATTTTTTACGGCATCCAATCAATACTGCAAACATTACCACAGGTACGCACTAATGCAGCGTTGCAGGTGCCTTGCATACAGGTGATAGATGAGCCACGTTTTAAATGGAGAGGCATGCATCTCGATGTGAGCCGTCATTTCTTTTCTGCAGATGTGGTGAAACAATACATCAACCTGATGGCGATGTATAAGATGAACACATTTCATTGGCATTTGGTTGATGACCAGGGCTGGCGTATTGAAATAAAAAAATATCCAAAGCTTACTTCAACAGGTGCATGGCGTGTTGATCAGAATGATAAAGTGTGGGGTAGTCGTCCGCAGGCACAACCCGGCGAAGCTGCTACTTACGGTGGCTATTACACGCAGGAACAGGTAAAAGAAATTGTTGCATACGCTAAAGCAAGAAACGTAACGGTGGTTCCTGAAATTGAAATGCCCGGTCATGTTGCGTCGGCCATTGCAGCATATCCGCAGTTGAGTTGTACGCAGCAACCGCAATTACCTTTGACTGGCGGCAACTATAATAATGTTTCTTCCAATTATTGCGCAGGTAAAGAAGAAGTGTTTTCATTTTTGCAGGATGTGTTAACAGAGGTAATTGCATTGTTTCCGTCAAAATACATTCATATTGGTGGCGATGAAGTGGATAAAGGTCCATGGAAAAAATGTGAGCGTTGCCAGGCACGTATGAAAAAAGAAGGATTAAAGAACGAAGAAGAGCTACAGAGTTATTTTATTAAACGCATGGAGAAATTCATCGTCAGCAAAAAAAGAAAGATGATCGGTTGGGATGAAATACTCGAAGGAGGACTTGCTCCCGAAGCAACCGTAATGAGCTGGCGTGGTGAAGCCGGTGGCATTGAAGCTGCAAAAATGAATCATGATGTGGTGATGACACCCGGTTCTCCTTGCTACTTCGATCATTACCAGGCAGGGCCGGAAGGTGAGCCACTTGCTATTGGTGGTTTTAATACGGTAAAGAAAGTGTACGACTACGAACCCATTCCAAAAGAATTAAGTGCAGAGCAACATAAATATGTATTAGGTGCACAAGGCAATGTGTGGACAGAATATATTTCTACAGCCGAACATCTCGAATACATGGTGCTGCCACGGATGCTGGCTTTGGCAGAAACAGTTTGGTCACCTGCTGTAAAAAAGGACTGGAATGATTTCAACAGACGATTACAGTTTCATTTTAAAGCATTTGAAGCAAAAGGTTTACATTATTCGCCTGGCAATTTCACCGTAGATATTAAGCCTGCGTCTAAGAATGGTAAACTGGAAGTGGTGTTGTTTTCTGAAGTACCTACTGCTTCTATTCTTTATACAACTGATGGAACAGTGCCAACTGTATCAAGTACTGTATTTACTCAACCCATTGCTGTTGCAAATTCACAAACCATTCGTGCAGTAACAATGCAGAACGGAAAGATCATGAACCTGCAGCCTGTTGAACAACGTTTTGTGATGCATAAAGCAGTTGGCGCTAATGTGCAGTATGCGTTTGCTCCATCACGTTCATACATGGCCGATGGAATTAACTCCCTAACAGACGGCGTGCGTGGAAAATCAGCAGTAAATAAATTCTGGCATGGCTTTAATAAAAATAATCTCGTTGCAACAGTTGATCTGGGTACAGAAAAAACGATTAGCCAAATTACACTCGGCTGTTTGCAGCATTACCGTGACTGGATCTTTTTACCAACTGCTGTAAAATTTGAAGTTTCGGCCGATGGGAAAACTTTTACTGAAGTAGCATACATCAACAACGATTTATCGGCCAATACACTTGCGCTCACCATCAAAGATTTTACGGCAAAGTTTGCTGCAGCAACAGTACGTTATGTTCGTGTAACTGCATTTACACTGGAAGCCTGTCCCAAAGGTCATCCGGGAGAAGGTAAACCAGCATGGACCTTTGCAGATGAGTTGATTGTAGAGTAA
- a CDS encoding hybrid sensor histidine kinase/response regulator transcription factor, with translation MKRLSNIYSYSFLLLAFLLIAGNAAALPPITRLGIEKGLSNNSVRVVYQDKKGFIWLGTYDGLNRYDGNEFKVFRNKLNDSTSLPHNYIYSIHEDADNNLWVGTGQGVVKYDHTYSNFSALYGYPYQAKQPVKITINATSIRSGNDGSLLVATNGWGLMVKKKNDEYAREVPLLIGNQKLTGYNVRDIVIDKNIAWLFISGRGLCLYDAKLGNVTLVNADVKQANCMLQNKAGQIWIGGESGLHLYDPGANKYIKTYTAGNGQLSAHDVITICFDKQDQLWVGTDGGAISILNTTTDVFSYINSGDEKDQVSSEAVYSIIRDKENRMWIGTIKGGCNVFDEQKNNFVTIASDPHKSNTLSINFIYSFFEDKAGDIFIGTEGGGLSIWNRSSNTFKNYRHQSTNPSSISHNIVSSILQDHTGTLWMATYGGGINRFNKTTGSFERFRCINDITGEENRNAWLMYEDKAKTLWATTFINGPLYFFDRTANRFVVFDHEVNDLVSILEDSKGQMWGGNTVSFIRIDRKNKQHKFYDLGKPVRAIFEDSKKNLWIGLEGGGLVLFDVAKGAIKKRYSSADGLCNNAVLNIEEDAKGFLWLSTFNGLSKFDPATGSFKNFYESDGLQSSQFSYNASYKLRSGEMLFGGISGFNVFVPEKINSRTFTPPLQITNILINNKTVSEVTKYIKEKNAGISELRIPFKEAVLLFEFTALEYTSPEKISYAYYMEGWDKGWNYSGNIRNINYNNISEGNYKLHIKNTNANGDWNTDEAVLAITILPPWYRSILAYFIYVLLAVSIVYLSYRYRIQQTDLKYKVKLAQVNAEKEKEVNEKRQSFFTNITHEFRTPLTLIINPLKDLLKRDDNKEEKDELNAVYRNARRLLSLVDQLLLFRKTESETGKLQVTAINLFDLTHDTFLYFKQQAKARQIDYTFECENKSLELFADKAKLEIVFYNLLSNAFKYTPDKGKIVFNIQEESNLVLIKISDSGQGIPAHVGNKIFDKFYQVSEDNVPTKPGFGIGLYLVKQLVEDHHGSIQYNSKEGEGTSFIVELKKGKEHFGKVTIQEFASLQENLLLEEISAGMEPMVAAKKLGTDGLESIVSENLSILVTDDNEQLRSYLVQVFKGAFIVYEAKSAEEGLKMAKQILPDVIISDMVMGEMSGIDFCKIVKETPSLNHIPFILITGSFSPESKLKGIEVGADDYITKPFEKDMLVARVQSLIKKQENLQKYFYNEITHQQNTLNISGEYKEFLEACIAAVEKNLDRDEFNIQTLASEMGMSHSKLYKKIKTISGQSANAFIRFIRLRKAAELFINSDYNVNETAFYVGIKDIKYFREQFAKTFGMKPSEYIEKYRKNLGKNYKLNEKVKKD, from the coding sequence GTGAAGCGACTGTCGAACATTTATAGTTACTCTTTTCTATTGCTTGCTTTTCTGCTGATAGCAGGAAACGCAGCAGCTCTTCCACCCATTACCCGTTTAGGTATTGAAAAGGGACTTTCGAATAATTCTGTACGTGTCGTGTACCAGGATAAAAAAGGATTTATTTGGTTGGGTACGTATGACGGGTTGAATCGGTACGACGGAAACGAGTTCAAAGTTTTTAGGAATAAACTGAACGATAGTACATCTCTTCCACACAACTATATTTATTCAATACACGAGGATGCCGATAATAATTTATGGGTAGGGACCGGCCAGGGTGTGGTAAAGTACGATCATACATATTCAAACTTCTCCGCATTATACGGTTATCCTTACCAGGCAAAGCAACCTGTAAAAATAACCATCAATGCAACTTCAATTAGGTCGGGTAATGATGGCTCGTTGCTGGTTGCAACGAATGGTTGGGGATTGATGGTAAAGAAAAAGAACGATGAGTATGCAAGAGAAGTGCCACTGCTAATTGGTAATCAGAAACTCACTGGATATAATGTAAGAGATATTGTTATTGATAAAAACATTGCTTGGCTATTTATTTCAGGAAGAGGGTTGTGCCTGTATGATGCAAAACTTGGTAATGTAACATTAGTAAATGCAGATGTTAAACAAGCCAACTGTATGTTGCAAAACAAAGCGGGCCAAATATGGATCGGTGGAGAAAGCGGTTTGCATTTATATGATCCAGGTGCAAATAAATATATCAAAACATATACTGCCGGGAACGGACAGCTGAGTGCACATGATGTAATTACCATTTGCTTCGATAAACAAGACCAGCTTTGGGTAGGTACTGATGGTGGTGCCATCAGTATTCTCAATACCACAACAGATGTTTTCTCCTATATTAATTCGGGAGATGAAAAAGACCAGGTTTCAAGTGAAGCAGTTTATTCCATTATTCGTGATAAGGAAAACCGTATGTGGATCGGCACCATTAAAGGAGGTTGCAACGTGTTTGATGAACAGAAAAATAATTTTGTTACGATAGCGAGTGATCCGCACAAATCAAACACCCTTTCGATCAATTTTATTTATTCTTTTTTTGAAGATAAGGCGGGAGATATTTTTATTGGAACAGAAGGTGGAGGACTCAGCATCTGGAATCGTTCAAGCAATACATTTAAAAATTATCGTCATCAGTCAACGAATCCGTCTTCTATCAGCCACAACATTGTTTCGAGTATTCTGCAGGATCATACTGGAACATTGTGGATGGCAACCTATGGCGGCGGTATCAATCGTTTTAATAAAACAACGGGTAGCTTCGAACGTTTTCGTTGTATCAATGATATAACAGGAGAAGAAAACCGTAATGCATGGTTGATGTACGAAGACAAAGCCAAAACACTTTGGGCAACAACTTTTATAAATGGCCCGTTGTACTTCTTCGATCGTACTGCAAACCGTTTTGTTGTATTTGATCATGAGGTGAATGATCTTGTGTCAATATTAGAAGACAGTAAAGGGCAGATGTGGGGTGGCAACACTGTTTCGTTTATTCGTATCGACCGAAAAAATAAGCAACATAAATTTTATGACCTGGGCAAACCCGTTCGGGCAATTTTCGAAGACAGTAAAAAGAATTTATGGATCGGTCTTGAAGGTGGAGGCTTGGTTTTGTTTGATGTAGCGAAGGGGGCGATCAAAAAACGTTACTCTTCAGCTGATGGGTTATGTAACAATGCTGTATTAAATATTGAAGAAGATGCAAAAGGCTTTCTGTGGCTTAGTACGTTTAATGGTCTTTCAAAATTCGATCCGGCAACGGGCAGCTTTAAAAACTTTTACGAAAGTGATGGGTTGCAGAGTAGCCAGTTTTCGTACAATGCTTCTTACAAGCTGCGTTCAGGCGAAATGCTTTTTGGTGGTATAAGCGGTTTCAATGTATTTGTCCCCGAAAAAATCAACAGCCGCACTTTTACACCTCCGCTGCAGATCACGAATATTCTTATCAATAATAAAACGGTTTCAGAAGTAACTAAATATATAAAAGAGAAAAACGCAGGTATCTCAGAATTACGAATACCATTTAAAGAAGCAGTTCTGTTGTTTGAGTTTACAGCATTGGAATATACTTCTCCCGAGAAAATTTCTTACGCTTATTACATGGAAGGATGGGATAAAGGCTGGAACTATTCCGGGAACATCCGCAACATCAACTACAATAATATCAGCGAAGGGAATTACAAGCTGCATATAAAAAATACAAATGCTAATGGCGATTGGAATACTGACGAAGCTGTGTTGGCTATCACTATTCTTCCACCTTGGTACAGAAGCATTCTTGCGTATTTCATCTATGTGTTGCTCGCCGTGTCAATTGTTTATTTATCGTATCGCTACAGGATTCAGCAGACAGACCTCAAGTATAAAGTAAAACTCGCCCAGGTAAATGCAGAAAAAGAAAAGGAGGTGAATGAAAAGCGCCAATCTTTCTTTACAAATATTACGCACGAATTTCGAACGCCGTTAACACTTATCATCAACCCGTTAAAAGACCTGCTTAAGCGTGATGATAATAAAGAAGAGAAAGATGAACTGAACGCCGTGTATCGTAATGCCCGCCGTTTATTAAGTTTGGTCGATCAGTTGTTGTTATTCCGGAAAACAGAGAGTGAAACAGGGAAACTGCAAGTAACTGCTATCAACCTTTTTGATCTTACACACGATACTTTCCTTTATTTCAAACAACAGGCGAAAGCGAGGCAAATTGATTATACGTTTGAATGTGAGAACAAATCATTAGAGTTGTTTGCAGATAAAGCAAAACTGGAGATTGTGTTTTATAATCTTTTGTCGAATGCGTTTAAATACACACCTGATAAAGGCAAGATCGTTTTCAACATACAAGAAGAGAGCAATCTGGTCTTGATAAAAATTTCAGATAGTGGTCAGGGCATTCCTGCGCATGTTGGCAATAAGATATTCGATAAGTTTTACCAGGTAAGTGAAGACAATGTGCCTACAAAGCCGGGCTTTGGAATTGGCCTGTACCTGGTTAAGCAATTGGTAGAAGATCATCACGGTTCTATTCAATACAATAGTAAGGAAGGAGAGGGTACGAGTTTTATCGTTGAGTTGAAAAAAGGAAAAGAGCATTTTGGTAAAGTAACTATTCAGGAATTTGCTTCGTTACAGGAAAACCTGTTGCTTGAAGAGATCAGTGCAGGAATGGAACCGATGGTTGCTGCAAAGAAATTGGGTACTGATGGCTTAGAGTCGATTGTAAGTGAAAATCTATCGATACTGGTTACGGATGATAATGAACAGTTGCGTAGTTACCTGGTGCAGGTATTTAAAGGTGCCTTTATAGTTTACGAAGCCAAAAGTGCAGAAGAAGGATTAAAAATGGCAAAGCAGATTTTACCGGATGTGATCATCAGTGATATGGTGATGGGCGAAATGTCGGGCATCGATTTTTGTAAGATCGTAAAAGAAACCCCCTCGCTGAATCATATACCTTTTATATTAATAACAGGAAGCTTCTCGCCTGAATCGAAATTGAAAGGGATTGAAGTGGGGGCGGATGATTATATTACCAAGCCTTTTGAAAAGGATATGCTCGTGGCCAGGGTGCAAAGCCTCATCAAAAAACAGGAAAACCTCCAGAAATATTTTTATAACGAGATCACCCATCAGCAAAATACACTCAACATTTCAGGTGAGTACAAAGAATTCCTGGAAGCATGTATTGCCGCAGTTGAAAAAAATCTAGACCGTGATGAATTCAATATCCAAACCCTGGCTTCAGAAATGGGCATGAGCCATAGCAAGCTCTACAAGAAGATCAAAACCATTTCGGGACAAAGTGCCAACGCATTTATCCGGTTTATCAGGTTACGGAAAGCAGCCGAGTTGTTCATTAACTCCGATTATAACGTGAACGAAACCGCATTTTATGTGGGCATTAAAGACATCAAATACTTCCGTGAGCAGTTTGCCAAAACCTTCGGGATGAAGCCATCCGAGTACATTGAAAAGTACCGGAAGAACCTGGGAAAAAATTACAAACTCAACGAAAAAGTAAAAAAGGACTAG
- a CDS encoding RagB/SusD family nutrient uptake outer membrane protein has product MGLDDHRWHNLRSRKITLVTSNKFDNVMKIIKNSNATYTYKRRSSIRRHNFRPEMYLIPLPDAGINKMPAMLQNPGW; this is encoded by the coding sequence ATCGGCTTAGATGATCATCGTTGGCATAATCTCCGAAGCAGGAAGATTACGCTGGTAACGAGTAACAAATTTGATAACGTGATGAAAATTATAAAAAACTCAAATGCCACATATACTTACAAACGACGATCATCAATTCGTCGTCATAACTTCCGTCCCGAAATGTATTTGATTCCTTTGCCTGATGCAGGGATCAATAAAATGCCGGCCATGTTACAAAACCCGGGTTGGTAA
- a CDS encoding BNR-4 repeat-containing protein, translating to MLSKNCGLILSLLVLLQCLATAQTSFNTAVTVTEVGKGWSGNSVNTVVFRKNSLASYKNVQFTSYYDADGFVVLGKRNIGENNWILKRTVYKGNIKDAHNSISIAIDGDGYLHIAWDHHANPLRYAKSKEPLSLELTEKMPMMNKDEQKVTYPEFYKMPNGNLLFFYRDGASGNGNMVLNKYDVQQKQWSRLQTNLIDGENKRNAYWQACVDAKGAIHISWVWRESPDVASNHDMSYAVSKDGGVTWQRSNGQKYVLPITMATAEKVLTIPQKSELINQTSMSTDTKGNPIIAGYWNDGNGIPQYHVIYKTTKSWAVKDLAFRTTDFSLSGAGTKKIPISRPQVICIESGKIKSAAVIFRDEERGNKVSVAYGGLNSKSKWKLADLLQTNTGSWEPTYDIELWKQQKQLHLFVQDVQQGDGEGVLKVEPQPVRVIEWLPIATKKQAEQIVKKNELLQVIQTVNNYWQKTNPVHGRAFWDNAAYHTGNMEAYALTKNETYKDYSEAWAIKNEWKGAKSTNKAEWKFNYGENDDYVLFGDWQICFQTYIDLYNLQPEELKIARAKEVMSYQVSTAENKYWWWADGLYMVMPVMTKMYKLTGDKIYLDKLYEYYTYANSIMYDADEKIYYRDAKYVYPNHKSVNGKKDFWARGNGWVFAGLAKVLQDLPKNDAHYNEYVEKFKGMAAALKKQQQSEGYWTRSLLDTAHAPGYETSGTAFFTYSYLWGMNNGYLDKAEYTPVAVKGWNYLKNIAMQPNGKIGYVQPIGERAIPGQVVDKNSTSNFGVGAFLLAACEMVRFAEVGK from the coding sequence ATGTTGAGTAAAAACTGTGGTTTGATTTTATCGTTGCTTGTACTATTACAATGTTTAGCAACAGCACAAACATCTTTTAATACTGCTGTAACTGTTACTGAAGTTGGTAAAGGGTGGTCTGGTAATTCTGTTAACACAGTTGTATTTCGAAAAAACTCATTGGCATCTTACAAAAACGTACAGTTTACCAGCTACTACGATGCCGATGGTTTTGTAGTGCTTGGTAAACGAAACATTGGTGAAAATAACTGGATTTTAAAACGTACAGTTTACAAAGGCAATATTAAAGATGCACATAACAGCATCAGTATTGCAATTGATGGAGATGGTTACCTGCATATTGCATGGGATCATCATGCCAATCCTTTACGTTATGCAAAAAGTAAAGAACCATTGTCACTGGAGTTGACAGAAAAGATGCCGATGATGAACAAAGATGAACAGAAAGTAACGTATCCTGAATTCTATAAAATGCCCAATGGCAATCTCCTGTTCTTTTACAGAGATGGTGCTTCCGGTAATGGCAACATGGTATTGAATAAATACGATGTACAACAAAAGCAATGGAGCCGTTTACAAACCAATTTAATTGATGGTGAAAACAAACGCAATGCATATTGGCAGGCATGTGTTGATGCAAAAGGTGCTATCCATATTTCATGGGTTTGGCGTGAGAGCCCTGATGTAGCAAGTAACCATGACATGAGCTATGCTGTATCAAAAGACGGCGGTGTTACATGGCAAAGATCAAACGGCCAGAAATATGTACTGCCAATTACAATGGCAACTGCAGAAAAAGTATTGACCATACCACAGAAAAGTGAGTTGATCAATCAAACATCAATGAGTACCGATACAAAGGGAAATCCGATAATAGCAGGTTACTGGAACGATGGAAATGGAATACCGCAGTATCATGTTATTTATAAAACAACGAAGAGTTGGGCAGTAAAAGATCTTGCGTTCCGCACAACTGATTTTAGTTTAAGTGGAGCAGGTACAAAGAAAATCCCCATCTCTCGCCCACAGGTCATTTGTATCGAATCAGGCAAAATCAAAAGCGCTGCTGTTATTTTTCGTGATGAAGAGCGTGGCAATAAAGTATCTGTTGCCTATGGCGGGCTCAATAGCAAATCAAAATGGAAACTTGCGGATCTGTTACAAACAAATACGGGTTCATGGGAGCCAACTTATGATATAGAATTATGGAAGCAACAAAAGCAATTGCATCTGTTTGTGCAGGATGTGCAGCAGGGCGATGGCGAAGGGGTATTAAAAGTTGAACCTCAACCTGTGCGTGTAATAGAGTGGTTGCCGATAGCTACAAAAAAACAAGCTGAACAAATTGTGAAGAAGAATGAACTGTTGCAGGTTATTCAAACAGTAAATAATTACTGGCAAAAAACAAATCCTGTTCATGGCCGGGCCTTCTGGGATAATGCAGCTTATCATACCGGTAATATGGAGGCGTATGCGCTCACAAAAAATGAAACGTATAAAGATTATTCCGAAGCATGGGCCATCAAAAATGAATGGAAAGGAGCGAAGAGTACAAACAAAGCTGAATGGAAATTCAATTATGGTGAGAATGATGATTATGTATTGTTTGGTGATTGGCAGATATGTTTTCAAACCTATATTGATCTCTACAACCTGCAACCTGAAGAATTAAAAATTGCCCGTGCGAAAGAAGTGATGAGCTACCAGGTAAGTACAGCAGAAAATAAATACTGGTGGTGGGCTGATGGTCTTTATATGGTGATGCCGGTAATGACGAAGATGTATAAACTCACCGGTGACAAAATTTATCTTGATAAACTCTACGAGTATTACACTTATGCCAACAGCATTATGTACGATGCAGACGAAAAGATCTACTACCGTGATGCCAAGTATGTATATCCCAACCACAAAAGTGTAAATGGGAAAAAAGATTTCTGGGCAAGGGGGAACGGATGGGTGTTTGCCGGCCTGGCAAAAGTGTTGCAGGATCTGCCGAAGAATGATGCTCATTACAATGAGTATGTAGAAAAATTCAAAGGCATGGCTGCAGCATTGAAAAAGCAGCAACAGTCAGAAGGGTATTGGACAAGAAGTTTACTCGATACTGCACATGCACCCGGTTATGAAACAAGCGGCACAGCATTTTTTACCTATTCTTATTTGTGGGGAATGAACAACGGTTATTTGGATAAAGCAGAATACACACCAGTTGCAGTAAAAGGCTGGAACTACTTAAAAAATATCGCCATGCAGCCCAACGGGAAAATTGGTTATGTGCAGCCTATTGGTGAACGTGCAATTCCCGGGCAAGTGGTTGATAAAAACTCAACTTCCAATTTCGGCGTAGGTGCTTTCTTATTGGCAGCCTGCGAAATGGTTCGTTTCGCTGAAGTAGGAAAATAA